The genomic interval CATGGTTCGGACCGAGGTGGTCTGTTCCAAGTGCGATGCCCATCTGGGTCATGTTTTTCCTGACGGTCCGCCGCCGACCGGTCTTCGTTATTGCATTAATTCGGCTTCGATCCGTTTCCGGGCGGCTGAAACTTCCGGAAAATCAGAAGAATAGATCGCTGTTTCAGTCGGAATTTCCGGATCTTTCTGATCCGGCTATTCCGTGGTTTTTATGTAAACATTGTGTGAGGTAAGATGTCTGACTCCAAGTTGGAGCTATCGGAGGCCTGGGTGGATGAGCATGGAGATGCTCTGTTCAGCTATGCTTTAAGCCGGCTTCAAAACCGTGCTTCGGCTGAGGATGCGGTGCAGGAAACGTTTTTGGCGGCCATACGCATACAGGATCAATTCTCTGGTAAATCTTCGATTCGGACCTGGCTTATCGGGATTCTGAAGCATAAAATTGTGGACCTCATCCGCAAAGAGAATCGAGAGCAACCTTTGGATGATACAGAATCTATAGAGGTGGCGACTGAACTTTTTTTTGATCGTAAAGGGCGGTGGCGGGTTAAACCCCCTGAATGGAACTCCCATCCTGGCCGGTTGTTAGAACAGAAAGAGTTTATGGCGGTGTTACACCAGTGCCTGATGCATTTGCCCGGCCGGCTTCACCGGCTGTTTGTTTTACGGGAACTTGAATGCATGGATTCGGAAGAAATCTGTAAGGATATGGGCATAACTTCGACCAACCTATGGGTCATGCTTTACCGCGCCCGCATGCAATTGCGGGATTGTCTGACCCGGAACTGGTTTGAAGAGAGGAGCTGACATGCTCTCGTGCAAAGAAGTATCCAGACTGATATCTGAGTCACTGGACCGCAAACTGCCGTTCCGGCAGCGTATCGGTGTGCGGATGCATCTGATGATGTGTTCGCTGTGCCGAAGGTACAGGGCGCAGGCTGTATATCTCCGGTATCTGTTTACTCATATCGCTGGAGATGACAGGAAGGGAACATTTCCGGAGGAGCGGCTTTCTGAGCCGGCGCGTGAACGCATTAAACAGATACTCCGAAACAACCGGAATTAGATTTCTGTGGTAAAGTTATCTTTTTTTGTAAGGCCGGGTGCGTTGAAACGACTACGGATTGCCGGGGGCAGTAATTCCGGCCAAACAAAAAAGGATAGGTATGAAAATCACGGTTGTTTTATGGATGCTGGCTGGAAGCTGGTTTATTCCCGCAGTTCATGCATTTGATCATACGTATGAATCGTATAATCAGATGCTAACGGATTATGTGGAAGCGGGTTCTGTACATTATGCAGGGCTGAAAGCCGATCCGGAGTTGCTGCAGGATGTGCTGGAGAAAATGGGGCATGTGAAAAAGACAGAATTCAATCAATGGAGCATGAAGCATCAACTCGCTTATCTGATTAATCTCTACAATGTATCAACACTGCAGCTGGTGACTCTGCATTATCCGGTTAAATCCATTAAGGATATCGGTAGCTTTTTTAAAGGACCATGGGATCAAAAGATTGTGCCGTTATTCGGTGAAATGATCACACTTAATACCCTGGAGCATAAAATTATCCGCCGTTGGTATAGAGAACCCCGCGTACACATGGCGCTGGTCTGTGCGGCCAGGGGGTGCCCGCCGCTTCGTTCCGAAGCTTATACCGCTGTATTGCTGGATGCGCAGCTGGATGATCAAAGCCGTACGTATCTTTCTTCACCGGAGGGATTGGTGATCGATCGTGTGCAGGGTGTGGTTTATCTCTCGGCTATTTTCAAATGGTACGGGGACGATTTCGAATCCGTTGAAGGTTTTGTTGAGCAGTATGGGCGGCATGCCTTAACAAATCTAAAAATCACCTATATCGATTATGACTGGTCGCTGAACAAACAGGAGGATTGAATGGAACCAGTAAATGATGTCGTTATCCATCGGGATTTCAGCCGCTGGAACGTTACTCCGACCGGCGAACCGCGCGGCTATATTCAGCCGAAAGTGCTTGATGAGCTCTGGTTCCACACCGGGACGATCTGCAACCTGAGCTGTCCGTTCTGCCTTGAAGGTTCGAAACCGGGAGATAATCGACTTAATCCAATAACGTTGGATGATGTGAAACCATTTATTGACGAAGCGCTGAGTATGGGCGTGGAGCAGTTTTCTTTCACCGGGGGAGAGCCGTTCATTATTCCGGAAATTATTGAGATCCTCGATTATGCGCTCAATTTTAAACCCTGCTTGGTGTTGACGAATGCTACGGAACCACTGGTCAATCGCCTGGGTCGGCTTATTTCTTTGACGACGAAACCGCATCCGCTCAGTCTGCGCGTCAGCCTGGATTATCCTGATCCGGAAAAACATGATGCCGGGCGCGGACGCGGCAATTTCAATTTGGCGCTTAAAACCATGAAGCAGGTTCACCGGTTCGGATTCAGGATATCTATTGCGCGTCAGCGTTCAGAAAATGAAAACGTCGAAGCTGTTAATCAGGCCTACCGTCCCTTCTTTGAGAAAGCCGGTCTCCCGGCAGATACCCATATTGTGGTTTTCCCCGAATTTCATGAACCGGGCTCTCATCCTGGCGTTCCGCATATTACGGAATCGTGCATGACAACCTATAAAACGGCTGCAGAGCGTGACCGGTTTATGTGCAGTTTCAGTAAAATGGTGGTAAAGCAGGCCGGGCGTATGCGTGTTTATGCCTGCACGTTGGTTGATGACGACGAGGATTATGATCTTGGCGGCAGTCTGTCGGAAGCGATGCAGGTTCGAGTGATGCTCAAGCACCACCGTTGTTATACCTGCTTTGCCGCCGGTGCTTCTTGCAGTGAATTATAGAAAGGGAATACCGATGAATGGAATTGCCAAAACAGATAAGCATGATGAAGTCAGCCGTTACTATGGAAAAACGCTGCAACATTCAGATGATCTTAAAACGAATGCCTGTTGTACAATTCAAGCATATCCTGACTATATCCAGACTCCGCTTAGTATGATTCATGAAGAGGTAAGCGCCAAATATTATGGCTGTGGTCTGACACTTCCTTTCGAGCTGGAGAATTGTCGTATTCTCGATTTGGGTTCCGGTTCCGGCCGAGACTGCTTTATTGCGTCGTACCTCACTGGTCCGGAAGGTTATGTCGTAGGCATCGATATGACAGATGAGCAACTGGAAGTGGCCAATCGTCACATTGATTATCAGATGAATCGATTCGGTTACGATCATCCGAATGTGGAATTTCGTAAAGGATTGATTGAGAAACTGGATGAGGCCGGACTGGAGGACGAGTCCTTCGATATTGTGATTTCAAATTGTGTGATCAATCTCTGTCCTGATAAAGAAGCGGCCCTGCGTGAGATTTACCGCGTACTTAAGCCCGGTGGTGAATTCTATTTCTCTGATGTCTATGCGGACCGCCGTATTCCGCCGAATCTGAGCGATGATCCAGTACTTTACGGGGAATGTCTCAGTGGTGCGTTGTATGAGCACGATTTCATCCGTCTTGCTCGACGGCAAGGTTTCAACGATCCGCGTGAAGTGACTCGTGATCCAATTCGCATCGAAAACAACCATATCCAAGATCGGGTAGGCCATATTCGTTTCGGTTCCATTACCTATCGACTCTTCAAACTCTCCGAGTTGGAGGACGCTTGCGAGAACTATGGGCAGGCGGTTCGCTACAACGGAACGCTGCTTTATTCACCAGATATTTTTGAGCTGGATGCCAGGAATCGCTTTGAAAAAGGCCGGATGTACCAAGTCTGTGGGAACACCTTCAACATGCTGGTGTTTTGCCTCAGATGGAATTGGACAAAACCTTCGTTCAAGTTAGATAGTACGAATGGAGGACAGAATGCCAAAGAGAAGACACTTCACGGCCGAACAGAAGGCCGACATTGTTATGAGTCACCTGGTCGACCAGGTGCCGGTTTCCGATATCTGTGTAAAGCATGATATTCAGCCGAATATGTTTTACCGATGGCAGGCCGAATTCAGAGCGAATGCCTCTGCCGCCTTCGAGAAAACGGACACGCGTAAACAGAAGGCCCGGCGAAGACAGACCGAGCAGCTCGAAGTGCAATTGCAGAAGAAAGACAGCATTATTGCCTATGTGACAACAGAGCTGATGAAATCAAAAAAAAAGAATGGGGAGATTTAAAAGGTTGGGTGGAGCCGGATCTGCGGGATCGAATTATTGATGACGTATTTGAAATCCGGGAACAGACCGGGCTGGCCCTGAGCTGGCTTCTTGCTAAAGCATCTCTTGGTAAAAGCCGGTTTTATGACTGGCGTAAACGATACGGAAAACTCAATGAGCACAATGGTAAAATACCTCGGGACAACTGGTTGCTGGCGAATGAAACCGAAAAGATTGTTAACTGGTATAAAGAGCATCCGTTTGATGGATATCGCAGGTGCTGCTATATGATGATGGATGCGGATGTTGTTGCGGTCAGTCCGGCCACGGTGTACAGAGTCCTTTCAAAAGCAGGGATGCTGAACAATCGGAACGTACGCCCGTCCAGGAAGGGAACCGGCTTCACTCAGCCATTAAAAGCCCATGCTCATTGGCATATTGATATTTCCTACATCAACTGTGGCGGCACCTTTTATTATCTGTGCACGGTACTCGATGGATTCAGCCGGTTGATCGTTCACTATGAGCTCAAGGAACAGATGAAAGAGGCCGACGTAGAGCTGATTCTTCAGCGTGCGAGAGAAAAATATCCTGATGCGGCTCCGAGAATTATAAGTGATAACGGCCCGCAGTTCATCGCCCGGGATTTCAAGGAGTTTATTCGTCTGACAGGCATGACGCATGTGAGAACCAGCCCGTATTATCCGCAGAGCAACGGTAAGCTTGAGCGTTATCATAAAAGTCTGAAAACCGAATGCATTCGTCCCAGAAGTGCAGAAACTCAGGATGAAGCTCGTCGGAATATTGATGAATATGTTACCTATTACAACACGATCCGCTTACACAGTTCGCTTGGATTTATCACACCCGGGCAAATGCTGGATGGGAAGCAGAAAGAAATATTTGAAGAGCGGGAAATGAAGTTATCGAAAGCCCGGGAAGAGCGCCGAATAAAGCGGAGCAAAATCCGGGAGTTAACCAACTAAAATCGAACCGAGGTTTTTCCAATTCCCGGTGAACCATTACACTGGCAAAGACACGCTTTGCCAAACACTTTGATTATTTTGGTGACGGATCGGTTCATCTGGGTCGTATGGCTGACTGCGCACAGGAAGCAGT from Verrucomicrobia bacterium S94 carries:
- a CDS encoding radical SAM protein — translated: MEPVNDVVIHRDFSRWNVTPTGEPRGYIQPKVLDELWFHTGTICNLSCPFCLEGSKPGDNRLNPITLDDVKPFIDEALSMGVEQFSFTGGEPFIIPEIIEILDYALNFKPCLVLTNATEPLVNRLGRLISLTTKPHPLSLRVSLDYPDPEKHDAGRGRGNFNLALKTMKQVHRFGFRISIARQRSENENVEAVNQAYRPFFEKAGLPADTHIVVFPEFHEPGSHPGVPHITESCMTTYKTAAERDRFMCSFSKMVVKQAGRMRVYACTLVDDDEDYDLGGSLSEAMQVRVMLKHHRCYTCFAAGASCSEL
- a CDS encoding DUF547 domain-containing protein, which produces MKITVVLWMLAGSWFIPAVHAFDHTYESYNQMLTDYVEAGSVHYAGLKADPELLQDVLEKMGHVKKTEFNQWSMKHQLAYLINLYNVSTLQLVTLHYPVKSIKDIGSFFKGPWDQKIVPLFGEMITLNTLEHKIIRRWYREPRVHMALVCAARGCPPLRSEAYTAVLLDAQLDDQSRTYLSSPEGLVIDRVQGVVYLSAIFKWYGDDFESVEGFVEQYGRHALTNLKITYIDYDWSLNKQED
- a CDS encoding sigma-70 family RNA polymerase sigma factor, translating into MSDSKLELSEAWVDEHGDALFSYALSRLQNRASAEDAVQETFLAAIRIQDQFSGKSSIRTWLIGILKHKIVDLIRKENREQPLDDTESIEVATELFFDRKGRWRVKPPEWNSHPGRLLEQKEFMAVLHQCLMHLPGRLHRLFVLRELECMDSEEICKDMGITSTNLWVMLYRARMQLRDCLTRNWFEERS
- a CDS encoding zf-HC2 domain-containing protein; the encoded protein is MLSCKEVSRLISESLDRKLPFRQRIGVRMHLMMCSLCRRYRAQAVYLRYLFTHIAGDDRKGTFPEERLSEPARERIKQILRNNRN
- a CDS encoding IS3 family transposase, producing the protein MREQTGLALSWLLAKASLGKSRFYDWRKRYGKLNEHNGKIPRDNWLLANETEKIVNWYKEHPFDGYRRCCYMMMDADVVAVSPATVYRVLSKAGMLNNRNVRPSRKGTGFTQPLKAHAHWHIDISYINCGGTFYYLCTVLDGFSRLIVHYELKEQMKEADVELILQRAREKYPDAAPRIISDNGPQFIARDFKEFIRLTGMTHVRTSPYYPQSNGKLERYHKSLKTECIRPRSAETQDEARRNIDEYVTYYNTIRLHSSLGFITPGQMLDGKQKEIFEEREMKLSKAREERRIKRSKIRELTN
- a CDS encoding methyltransferase domain-containing protein, which produces MNGIAKTDKHDEVSRYYGKTLQHSDDLKTNACCTIQAYPDYIQTPLSMIHEEVSAKYYGCGLTLPFELENCRILDLGSGSGRDCFIASYLTGPEGYVVGIDMTDEQLEVANRHIDYQMNRFGYDHPNVEFRKGLIEKLDEAGLEDESFDIVISNCVINLCPDKEAALREIYRVLKPGGEFYFSDVYADRRIPPNLSDDPVLYGECLSGALYEHDFIRLARRQGFNDPREVTRDPIRIENNHIQDRVGHIRFGSITYRLFKLSELEDACENYGQAVRYNGTLLYSPDIFELDARNRFEKGRMYQVCGNTFNMLVFCLRWNWTKPSFKLDSTNGGQNAKEKTLHGRTEGRHCYESPGRPGAGFRYLCKA